Proteins found in one Leishmania major strain Friedlin complete genome, chromosome 35 genomic segment:
- a CDS encoding conserved hypothetical protein (previous protein_id=AAZ14502.1), whose protein sequence is MNKGAVTTCRMSVVRNCLAWVGVFALLSLLFAGTVDAQVTAPWYRINYNTPAYVLYKPQDVAQYATSRAAANGYCVQNGMSIFSAELPAKDNNFASDTAKELGGTGYFTYTGSSAEPVPSFARFCTQLQPNPSSTPNSIKCGFTFRFGLLTIIDTMLLGNQPGVAQYYSLYPNVWGAGNANTGYAVEWDTTRLNPRGYYFMAVTGLTDTVGRHVNVDATVSASDSYVTASKFAIYCESQSFLGYVPVPTVLVQPTFVKGYKDLTWAQEHWWVVFLIIAIFILIVLLTILIYCCLTRTPPKEQPPIAPMVLREHNGSAYVNVLDDGSSKPHNAADAPHQRGLMPETYQQGADILMGPKPAVDPEALIQAKPSIFVREETLQTADGDSVALENEDEELNEKETS, encoded by the coding sequence ATGAATAAGGGTGCCGTGACCACTTGCAGAATGAGCGTCGTGCGCAACTGCCTAGCCTGGGTGGGTGTTTTTGCCCTCCTTTCACTTCTGTTCGCGGGCACTGTAGACGCTCAAGTTACCGCGCCGTGGTACAGAATCAACTACAACACGCCAGCGTACGTTCTGTACAAGCCGCAGGACGTAGCGCAGTACGCTACGTCCCGAGCCGCCGCTAACGGGTACTGCGTGCAGAATGGCATGAGTATCTTTTCTGCCGAGTTACCCGCTAAGGATAATAATTTCGCATCGGATACGGCGAAGGAGCTCGGGGGCACGGGCTACTTCACCTACACAGGCTCCAGCGCGGAGCCGGTTCCAAGCTTCGCCCGCTTTtgcacgcagctgcagcccaATCCAAGCTCTACTCCCAACTCGATAAAGTGCGGGTTCACCTTTAGATTCGGTCTGCTGACTATAATTGATACCATGCTGCTAGGGAATCAACCTGGTGTTGCCCAGTACTATTCACTATACCCAAATGTGTGGGGCGCAGGGAATGCGAACACTGGCTACGCAGTTGAGTGGGACACAACGAGGTTGAATCCCCGCGGCTACTATTTCATGGCCGTGACGGGGTTAACGGACACGGTTGGCCGACACGTTAACGTGGATGCGACGGTGTCGGCGAGCGATAGCTACGTCACGGCATCCAAGTTCGCAATCTACTGCGAGTCGCAGAGCTTCCTGGGCTACGTTCCTGTTCCTACTGTATTAGTGCAGCCCACCTTCGTCAAGGGCTACAAGGACCTGACATGGGCCCAAGAGCACTGGTGGGTCGTTTTCCTCATCATTGCCATTTTCATTCTGATCGTGCTGCTCACCATCCTGATCTACTGCTGCCTCACCAGGACACCGCCGAAGGAGCAGCCCCCGATTGCGCCGATGGTGCTGCGTGAGCACAACGGATCTGCGTACGTGAACGTGTTGGATGATGGATCCTCGAAGCCGCACAACGCAGCTGACGCGCCCCATCAGCGTGGTTTAATGCCAGAAACTTATCAGCAAGGCGCTGATATCTTGATGGGCCCCAAGCCGGCGGTAGATCCCGAAGCCCTCATTCAGGCAAAGCCGTCCATTTTTGTCCGCGAAGAAACGCTGCAAACCGCCGATGGGGACAGCGTGGCCTTGGAGAACGAAGACGAAGAGCTCAACGAGAAGGAGACGAGCTAG